AACCCGAGCGACTCGACGAACGCCCGCGAGAACGCCCGCCAGTCCACCTCCGGGTAGGCGACGCGGTGGGCGGCGTAGGTGCCCGAGGCACCGGCGAGCTTCCCGGCCAGTTCGACGCCCTCGATCGCGGCGACCGCCCGCCCGACGCGGGCGGCGTAGACGGCCATCTCCTTGCCGAACGTGGTCGGCGTGGCGGGCTGGCCGTGCGTGCGCGCCAGCATGGGGAGGTCGCGGTGCGCCCGCGCGAGGTCGGCGAGGTCGTCGCGGACCGCGCGCAGTTCGGGCAGCAGCGCCGCCTCGACCGCGCCGCGGACGAGCAGCCGCTGGGCGAGGTTGTTCACGTCCTCGCTCGTCAGCCCGAAGTGGATCCACGGGCCGTACTCCGGGAACGAGTCGCGGACGAAGTACTCGACGGCCTTCACGTCGTGGTTGGTCGCCGGGAACTCGCCGTGGCCCTCGGTCTCGATCTCCTTGACGAGTTCCGCGTCGTCCGCGTCGAACTCCCCGTACAGCGCCCGGAGCGCCGCGCGGTCGTCCGCGTCGATCGAGAGCGGCGTGGCGTCGAGGTCGGCCAGCGCGATCAGGTACTCCACCTCGACCCGCACGCGGGCGCGCATCAGGCCCGACTCGCTCGCGTAGGGGACGAGCGGGGCCGTCTTCGAGGCGTAGCGCCCGTCGAGCGGCGAGACGGCGTCGAGTGACGTTCGCATACCGGGGGGTGTGCGCACCGGGCGAAAAAGGGTGTCGAAGCGACGAGCGCGTGGAGACGAGGTCGGCGACCGAAAGTATTCACCGCCGCCGGCGACAGTTCGGCCATGTCGGCCGCCCTCCGCTCGCCGGTCGAGTCGCGCCGAATCGCGCTCGCCGTTGCCGCACTCGCCGCCGTCGCGATGCCGCTCTTCCTCGCGGCGTACGAGGCGACGAACGGGACGGCGTCGGCACTACTGTGGGCGTTCCTGGCACTCGCCGCGCTCGGGAGCGCCGCAATCGGTTACGCGACGCGGACCGTCACGGGGGCGATACTCCCCCTGTCGCCCGCGGTCGCGTACGTCGTCGGTCCCGGTCGGACGGCGTTTTTCCCCGCCGCCGCGTTCGTCCCGCTCGGTGTCCTGCTCCCGCTCGCGTTCGGGTTCGTCGCGGCGAGCGCCGGCGTCTCGCTCCGCCGGACGCTCGCCGCTCGCTGACCCGCTCCGGATCGGCCGCGGAGACGGCGACGGATCGCGCCGGTCGCCGTTAGACGAGCGGGCAGAGCGTTCGATTCACCGGCCGGGCGCGCCTCCGGCGCTCCCGTTCGTCGGTCCGCCCGCGTTCACCGGCGCGCTCGACGTCGACGCGTTTTCCGACGAGCGTCGGGACTCCGGGAGGGGCGCGGCGCTCTCGCTCGTCACGTTCGTCGTACTTCCGCTCGTCGCGCTTTCGTTCGCCGCGCTCGCGTTCTCCGCGCTCCCGTTCGTCGCGTTCGACGGCGACAGGTCGTCCGCCGCCGCGAACGACACGGTCGCTACCTCCTCGTCCGCGAGGTACGCGACGGTGCCGTAGCCGCCGGCGAAGGCGACGACGCAGATCACGAGCGCGAGCGCACCGACGGTCGCGTCCCGGAGGATCACTCCGGCTCACCCCCGTCGGGTATCGCCGCGGGGTCCGACGGCCCGTCGTCGGTCGTCGCGTCCGGCTCCGCCGACGGCGCGGCGTACCACACCGCCCCGAGGAACAGGGCCGTCCCCCCGGCGGCGACGGCCACGCCCACCGACCAGAAGCTCCGGTGCAGGACCGCGACCGCCGCGCTGTACGCCGCGAGGGCGACCAGGACGACGAGCGTCGCCCGGAGGTCGAACCGCGTGACGGCGATCGCGTCGTCCCCCGACTCGACCGCCGCACCGTCCGCGTTCGAGGGCCCGGCGTCCGGTTCGTCCCCGGCGTCCGGGGTCGCGGACCCGTCCGTCCGTCCCGCCCGGTTCGCCCGACCCGATCGGAGTACGCTCCGCACCTCCCCGCCGACGAGCAGCGCCACGGGCGCACCGACGAGCAGCGCCAGCCCGAGGGGCGTCCCGCCGTACCAGAGGACGTAGCCGATCAGCGGGAGGACGTGGACGACCTTCCCGCGGATCTCCGACGGGGTGACGAGTTCGCCGTCGGGCGCGGCGTTCGCGTCGCCCTGCGTACGGAACGCCGGTCCCCCGTCGGTCTCGACGACCTCGATCACGCGGTGGGTCGTCGGCTCGCCGGGAGGCTCCCCGAAGGTGACGACGTCGCCCTCCTCGATCGCGCCGGGATCGACGCGACGGACGAGGACGGAGTCGCCCGTGCCGATGGCGGGTTCCATGCTCCCCGAGAGGACGACGTAACTCTCGTCCGCCCCGACGAGCGCGGGGACCGCGTGGACGACGAACGGCGCGACGGCGGCGACGAGGACGAGCGCGCCGAGCGCGCGGCCGATCCGTCGGCGGCCGGGGAGGTCGGGGCGGTCGCCGAGTTCGTCGCGGACCGCCCGCAGCCTACGCCTCACGCTCGAACACCTCCTCGCTCGCGTTCCACTCGTACTTGACGCACGCCAGATCGCCCGGGCAGGGGTCCGCGGGCGTCTGGTCCGCCGCCGGCGCGGTGCCGCCGCCGACGGTCGCCGTCCCGTCGGTCGCGCCGCCGACCGCGAAGTTCTCCAGGGCGTCGGGACCGCGCCCGAACCGATCGAACCCCTCCTTGAGGACCACGACCTCGATCGGCGCGTCCGCCGCCCACCGGAT
The Halomarina pelagica DNA segment above includes these coding regions:
- the purB gene encoding adenylosuccinate lyase; amino-acid sequence: MRTSLDAVSPLDGRYASKTAPLVPYASESGLMRARVRVEVEYLIALADLDATPLSIDADDRAALRALYGEFDADDAELVKEIETEGHGEFPATNHDVKAVEYFVRDSFPEYGPWIHFGLTSEDVNNLAQRLLVRGAVEAALLPELRAVRDDLADLARAHRDLPMLARTHGQPATPTTFGKEMAVYAARVGRAVAAIEGVELAGKLAGASGTYAAHRVAYPEVDWRAFSRAFVESLGFAHLPLATQVNPCDDLAELFDAFRRVNDVLLDLDRDVWLYVSDRYLGQEAAAGETGSSTMPHKVNPIDFENSEGNLSKANADLVFLADYVTTSRLQRDLSDSTVKRNIGAAFAHCLIGYTKLRTGLGKVVPNERVMREELEATPAVVGEAVQTILRREGHEDAYERVKALTRGREVTLDDFRALFDDLDVDESVRDELRALTPAGYTGLASDLVDELDGTDAPASDAPDDPDD
- a CDS encoding signal peptidase I encodes the protein MRRRLRAVRDELGDRPDLPGRRRIGRALGALVLVAAVAPFVVHAVPALVGADESYVVLSGSMEPAIGTGDSVLVRRVDPGAIEEGDVVTFGEPPGEPTTHRVIEVVETDGGPAFRTQGDANAAPDGELVTPSEIRGKVVHVLPLIGYVLWYGGTPLGLALLVGAPVALLVGGEVRSVLRSGRANRAGRTDGSATPDAGDEPDAGPSNADGAAVESGDDAIAVTRFDLRATLVVLVALAAYSAAVAVLHRSFWSVGVAVAAGGTALFLGAVWYAAPSAEPDATTDDGPSDPAAIPDGGEPE